CCAGACCATGCCGGCACCGATTTGAGAGCACGCACTGTCGCGAGAGGGGCTAAAGCGCGGCTCGCCCCCAGCCTGAGCTCGCTGACCGCGACCGGCCGAACCACGCACGAACAAACGCCACTTGATCCTTGCGCCGGTTTTGTTCGGCGCACTCACCGGTCACTGATCTTTGATCGAACTGGTGGCGTGGTCTTGAAGCCAGATCAAGTCGCGGTTGTCCTTCATGTTGGTGAACTCACGCTTTTGCCCCTTTTTGAACGGAGGAGTTGTGCGAGGGTCGAGCCACCGGTGGATTTCGGAGTGGCCGTCTGCAAAGGTCAGCCCGCCCGCTCCATTGTGGAAGGTTCCGGGAAAGTTTACTAAAATGGATCCCGAGCCCTTTGTCATGTCGATTGCAAAGTAGCCGTCGTCGATGCTGTCCTCGCGCTCGTCCAGATAAACCAAAGCTTGGGCCGGGGAGAGTCTGGTGAGCTGGGCCGTCTTGGCAAAAACGATAAATCCAAGTTTGGGATCCGGATTCCACGCCGGTGCGTTCGGGCCCATCCAGCCGTTCATGGAAATGCTGCGCACGCGCGGGCGCAAGACGCCACCGTTTTTTACCAGGATCCTGTCCGCCGGGCATTTGTAGGCTCCCGCCGTTTTCGTATACACACCCAATTGGGCGTACTTGGGATCCAGAATCAGGAGGACGTTTGTATTGTCAGGATTGTTGTCATTGAAATCGAGCCAGCCGGAAACCCAGTTGAACGGTCCCTTGACAGACCACAGGTTGCCGGGAATGAAGTCGTCGTTGTCGTGCGCGTACATGATCCAGCCCAGTTGCATCGTTCGAAGATTGT
This genomic stretch from Candidatus Angelobacter sp. harbors:
- a CDS encoding prepilin-type N-terminal cleavage/methylation domain-containing protein; translated protein: MARNPAIQDSSTSSSRRDAFTLIELLVVIAIIAILAGLLLPALAKAKIKAQGIYCLNNLRTMQLGWIMYAHDNDDFIPGNLWSVKGPFNWVSGWLDFNDNNPDNTNVLLILDPKYAQLGVYTKTAGAYKCPADRILVKNGGVLRPRVRSISMNGWMGPNAPAWNPDPKLGFIVFAKTAQLTRLSPAQALVYLDEREDSIDDGYFAIDMTKGSGSILVNFPGTFHNGAGGLTFADGHSEIHRWLDPRTTPPFKKGQKREFTNMKDNRDLIWLQDHATSSIKDQ